A genomic segment from Gammaproteobacteria bacterium CG11_big_fil_rev_8_21_14_0_20_46_22 encodes:
- a CDS encoding glycerophosphoryl diester phosphodiesterase — MHLPKLIAHRGASQYAPENTLVALRKAAEMGARWVEFDVQLSKDKHAVVIHDDELTRLTGKPGYVYQHTFKALQAMDVGSHFSQQFRGEGVPSLEQWLQVACGLGLSLNIELKPAKIAHHEALIEQVILCLELFWPRSLDELLVSSFDHDCLAKFHAAMPEVPIGCLFHEWQDDWKTVADDLSAASVNMNVAILTDARIQEVTEAGYSLLSYTVNDAKKANALIEAGVTGVFSDDPALFF, encoded by the coding sequence ATGCATTTGCCTAAGTTGATAGCTCACCGAGGCGCTTCTCAATACGCGCCCGAAAACACGCTCGTCGCGCTTCGAAAAGCCGCTGAGATGGGTGCGCGCTGGGTCGAGTTTGACGTGCAGTTGTCAAAAGATAAGCACGCTGTAGTGATTCACGATGATGAGCTTACACGGTTAACCGGTAAGCCAGGTTATGTTTATCAGCACACATTCAAAGCCTTGCAAGCCATGGATGTGGGTTCGCATTTTTCTCAGCAATTTCGCGGTGAGGGGGTGCCTTCCCTGGAGCAGTGGTTGCAGGTCGCCTGTGGCTTGGGCTTGTCGCTCAATATTGAATTAAAGCCTGCAAAAATTGCGCATCATGAGGCTTTAATCGAGCAAGTGATTTTATGTTTGGAATTATTCTGGCCGCGAAGTCTCGATGAATTATTAGTTTCATCGTTTGATCATGATTGCTTGGCCAAGTTTCATGCGGCGATGCCAGAAGTGCCGATAGGTTGTTTGTTTCATGAATGGCAAGACGATTGGAAAACGGTGGCAGACGATTTATCGGCAGCTAGTGTCAATATGAATGTGGCTATTTTAACAGATGCGCGTATTCAAGAAGTCACGGAAGCCGGCTATTCTTTGTTGAGTTACACAGTGAACGACGCTAAAAAAGCGAATGCTTTAATCGAGGCGGGTGTCACCGGCGTGTTTTCCGATGATCCTGCATTGTTTTTTTAG
- the trpS gene encoding tryptophan--tRNA ligase has product MSDKKRILTGDTPTGRLHLGHWVGSIENRVKLQHDYECFFIIANLHAFTTRADQPEAIRQSTLDIFLDYLGAGIDPTVSTIFIQSEIPAISELTFYFSMLTPYSRLMRNPTIKDEIRDKGLGDNYSFGFLLYPIGQVADILAFRPELVPVGEDQIPHLEMTREVARRFNQLYCGVDSHTDDDNYLKAGGLFPIIKPLVGKTGRLVGLNGPDKEGRLLKMSKSLNNAIYLHDDPDTIKKKVMSMYTDPNRLRPTDKGTIENNPLWIFHDTFNTDTAWIEDAKDRYRNGQIGDVECKRKLIDVLVELVEPMQLRREDYAKDMGEVMRILKAHNARANDVANETLALAKKAMKQDYT; this is encoded by the coding sequence ATGTCAGATAAAAAACGCATCCTCACAGGCGACACCCCCACCGGCCGGCTTCATTTAGGCCACTGGGTGGGCTCGATTGAAAACCGAGTGAAGCTTCAGCACGACTATGAATGCTTTTTTATCATTGCCAATTTGCATGCCTTTACCACACGCGCCGACCAACCTGAAGCCATTCGCCAAAGCACGCTGGATATCTTCTTGGATTATTTGGGCGCGGGGATAGACCCTACTGTCAGCACCATTTTCATTCAATCCGAAATCCCGGCGATCAGCGAGCTCACCTTTTACTTTAGCATGCTCACGCCTTACAGCCGCTTGATGCGAAACCCGACGATTAAAGACGAAATCCGCGACAAGGGTCTCGGCGACAATTACTCCTTTGGCTTTTTGCTCTACCCTATTGGCCAAGTGGCGGATATTTTGGCCTTTAGGCCTGAGCTTGTACCGGTCGGCGAAGATCAGATCCCTCACTTGGAAATGACACGTGAAGTGGCACGACGATTTAATCAGCTGTATTGCGGTGTGGATTCACACACCGACGATGACAATTACCTTAAAGCCGGTGGCTTATTTCCCATCATCAAACCTTTGGTGGGCAAAACCGGACGCCTGGTAGGCCTAAACGGACCCGACAAAGAAGGCCGTTTGTTAAAAATGAGCAAGTCCTTGAACAACGCCATTTACTTGCACGACGATCCGGACACGATTAAGAAAAAAGTGATGAGTATGTACACTGACCCTAATCGCTTGCGCCCCACGGACAAAGGCACGATTGAAAATAACCCGCTATGGATTTTTCACGACACCTTCAACACCGATACCGCTTGGATTGAAGATGCGAAAGACCGCTACCGCAACGGTCAAATTGGTGATGTCGAGTGCAAGCGCAAATTGATTGATGTCTTGGTTGAACTCGTTGAACCCATGCAACTTCGACGTGAAGACTACGCGAAAGACATGGGCGAAGTGATGCGTATTTTAAAAGCACATAATGCACGTGCTAATGATGTCGCAAACGAAACGCTCGCTTTGGCTAAAAAAGCAATGAAACAAGATTATACCTAA